GAGGCTCTAGCAGCGGCCAGTTCGTCGACTGTTTTACTCACAGGTAACCCGGAATGAAGCGGAGACGCCTTGCCAACTGCGGCAGCGACAAACTCGCTGTGATGTGGCTCTTGTAGAGAGAATCGATGAACAGTTTTGACCAGAGTATCAATGGATTCGTTGCGAGATTctgagaaaatgagaaaaagaaTCAAATAAACGCCTTCTAGCCCTCCCCAGATGGAACATACCGTTGGTTCTGCGATCCGCTTTGACGTCATCATCGTGGGATAACGGGCACACGTCATCCTCCAGCAGCTCTTCCGGATCCACGGAAAAGTCCTCGATGTGCGCGTGCTCTTCATCGTCCTCTCCATCCTCTccgtcctcgtcatcatcatcggcaccctCGTCATCGACCAGCGAAAGACTGTGCGGTGAGGTGGACAGCCCCGTTTGGCTGGAGTAAATCTGACCATTATAATATTTTTCCGGGTTCACCTCGTACGGTTCGCAAGGGATGATGAGAGCAAAATTGAACGCCGACGGATTCATCTCCTGCGTCAACCACTCGCTTGCGATCAGCTGCTTCATGGTGATACGCGTTTTGGGATTCTTATCCAGCAGTGCCAGCAGAACGTACTCCAGTTCGGCGCTAATCTCCTGCGGTATGATTAGCTCGGATTTGAGTGTTTCTTCAATGTCCAGGAACGGATTTTCGAAGAACATCAGCACGTACAGTGTCACACCGAGCGACCACATCTCGAGCTCCGGTCCGGCGTATTtattgccagccagcacctcCGGGCTGCAGTACTCGGTCGTACCGTAGAAGGTGGAAAACAGTTTGCCCTCCTGCATGAAGGTGGCCGAACCGAAATCAATCAACTTCACGTGAAAGtgctgatcgatgatgatattCTCGTCCTTGATGTCCCGGTGGAGGATGTTCATTGAATGGAGATAGTCGACGGCGTTAGCAATCTGGCGAAAGATGTAGCAACCGAGCTTCTCCGTCATGGCCGGACGACGATCAATAAACTCGAACAGATCCATCCCCGAGCCGTGCACCTCCATGACGAGCTGGAAGAACTTCTCGTTCTCGAACACATCGAACACGGTCACGATGTTCGGGTGCTTCACGTGTGTCAGCAGATAGATCTCCATCGGAATTTCCTTTTTATCCTCGGTCGCTATCATAAAGTTGGAGCACAGCTTTTCCTTCAGTATGAACTTGGAAATCACGAGCAGGCGGTCCGAGTTGCGGTAGCTCAGCTTCACGTACCCGTACGCACCCTTGCCGATCTGCTTGATCGTCGTGTAATGCTTGTTGTACTCTCCGTATACCTGCTCCTCTTCGCATTGTGACACCAGCGAGACGGATCCCGGGCGGCTTGTGCTCTGACCGGGTCCACCATTTGCGACTGTTCCAGGAGCAGCTCCACCGGccacaccgccagcagcaccacccgtTTTACTCAACCCCgccgacggaccgacggaatTGTCGATGGTGCTTGTGATGCTGTTGAAGGTGAGCGTAACGTTCGCATCCTCCAGGTGGTTGTACGAGGACTCGGGATCACGGCTAATCCAGATGCAGTACACCCGGCGCCCACATGGTAGTATTTGGTTGGAGATGGTATAGATGATGTCGATCACGTTGCCATCGTAATGTATCGCTTCTCCCCGGTACTTGCCATCGCGGTAGGCGCCCGAGACACCTTTCGTCGTGTtgccactaccagcaccaccgccagcctGACGTGAACCAGTCATCGAACCCTCACTAATCATCAGGCCACCGCCAGCCACCGAGTGGCGTTTGTGCTGGTGGGCTGGATCCGGCGTCGATGTTACGATCGAGGTCGTTTTCGAAGTCAGCTCGTACGGTTTCACCAACCGGGGTGTTACGAGTACGGGTGGTGCACTGGCGGGCGTCGCCAGTGGGTCCTTCAGCAAGGCCATACTGCTGTCTTGTTCCTCCAGTGTCCTATAGTGTCCGCTTTTCGTATCGTTGATAGAAGCTCCATTTTTCGTGCTATTTAGGAGATTCATGCAAACCGAATTTTCGTTGACCGGTGTCAGCAGATCGCAATCGGTGAGGGACGTGTAGTCTTCGGAGGCTGCTAGGACCGCTGCCGTAGCCGGCGTTACCCCCGCGacactggtgctgctcgttgttgttttcttgttgCCATCGACTGGCTCCATCGCAGGAAGCATTGATGAGGTGGAAAACTGTTGAAagagaatggaaaatttaaatcaCGCCCGCTCGCATGCGCAGCCGGTCTGCAGCTTCTCTCACCTTGATACCATTGTTGCTAGTCAGACTTCCGGACGTATTTCCGTAGTTTGGATTGTTTTCGCTGTTTTCTTCTAGATACAGTGCACCCTCGGCTGGTAGTACCATGGAACTCTGCGAATCCCTCCTAGGTTCATCAAGGTTACTAGTATCGACGGCAAAGCTTCCTCCTACCGATTTTTGCTCAGTGCTGTTTTGCGCATTAGCCTGCGCCTCATTATTGGTGCTGCTATTCTGCAGATCGGCGGTAACCATGTTCTCTGTTACTAAGCTACCATTGTACATCGACCGGCCACCTGAGTTCGAACCCACCGTAAAGTCAAGGCACACCTTGACACGGGGTTCTTTTGCCGGACCGACGAGATCATAGCACGGTACACAGTTCCTCGGTCCTGCGCCATTCACCGGACCACATTGCAATGCAAATCCACTGCCAACGCCCTCTCTATTGTTCTCCAACTCTACATGATCCGTTTCCGTCTCCGATTCGTCGTTGTCGAGCGAAGACAGCGTGGCGTTCCGGCTTCGCGTCAAACAGTCACTGTCCTGACCAATGTTCGGTATGAGCTTGCTGATGTGCTCACCGATCGTTTTGCTCTGCGGAAAACCAAACATCAGCATCGAGAAATGGTGATTGCACGATTCGATGATCGAGTTCTCATCTATGACCAACAGCCCGGACAGGTTTGTGTACACCCAGATCGTGACCAGGTATAGGAGCGCGTTGGGATTCGAGAGCCCGCTATCCGTCGTATCCGTGCCACTTTCATAGTGCGCAATCATCAGGCACAGCGGAAAGGAGACACCGTCCTGCGTTTTGCCCGTCGCTTTCTGCTTTCTGATATGCTTCGCGATGAGACTAGAGTCTGCATCCGGTAGCTGGATCGCGGGTATCA
This sequence is a window from Anopheles darlingi chromosome 3, idAnoDarlMG_H_01, whole genome shotgun sequence. Protein-coding genes within it:
- the LOC125955618 gene encoding uncharacterized protein LOC125955618; its protein translation is MGKFRKAPSQAAPGAESVSISDPNVGFSFDVVVRFNRCFGLQHQQSEEVSVRVVPHAAECGRTNPSPVVCCTTGKKQNAFRRRRYRLADDEDDDEGAPGYARRGTLKPYNAYTPLSELRQASIVVSGPGNSFCNSFEANQSFPRIDRRRPGPRFAADPFASGGIRRFPRVSFNSSAKMDRVRVDGSNGVRFTAFRPKGGCYPHPHGGVASPYNGSSYIASTSESIGRLPKSDINPNKAVFTIDSKTSQILIVNRNACELLGYSSRELCEMEFTSLLFSKNKMHVSALAEGQLNSEDGTVIILSGKVVELCTKYDKNVAVSLWVRQIDTEGQRCLAVAEPVERRVAQLVVDKSGYIISGDHEALMLFQLDAVEKFNGMDITLLIPAIQLPDADSSLIAKHIRKQKATGKTQDGVSFPLCLMIAHYESGTDTTDSGLSNPNALLYLVTIWVYTNLSGLLVIDENSIIESCNHHFSMLMFGFPQSKTIGEHISKLIPNIGQDSDCLTRSRNATLSSLDNDESETETDHVELENNREGVGSGFALQCGPVNGAGPRNCVPCYDLVGPAKEPRVKVCLDFTVGSNSGGRSMYNGSLVTENMVTADLQNSSTNNEAQANAQNSTEQKSVGGSFAVDTSNLDEPRRDSQSSMVLPAEGALYLEENSENNPNYGNTSGSLTSNNGIKFSTSSMLPAMEPVDGNKKTTTSSTSVAGVTPATAAVLAASEDYTSLTDCDLLTPVNENSVCMNLLNSTKNGASINDTKSGHYRTLEEQDSSMALLKDPLATPASAPPVLVTPRLVKPYELTSKTTSIVTSTPDPAHQHKRHSVAGGGLMISEGSMTGSRQAGGGAGSGNTTKGVSGAYRDGKYRGEAIHYDGNVIDIIYTISNQILPCGRRVYCIWISRDPESSYNHLEDANVTLTFNSITSTIDNSVGPSAGLSKTGGAAGGVAGGAAPGTVANGGPGQSTSRPGSVSLVSQCEEEQVYGEYNKHYTTIKQIGKGAYGYVKLSYRNSDRLLVISKFILKEKLCSNFMIATEDKKEIPMEIYLLTHVKHPNIVTVFDVFENEKFFQLVMEVHGSGMDLFEFIDRRPAMTEKLGCYIFRQIANAVDYLHSMNILHRDIKDENIIIDQHFHVKLIDFGSATFMQEGKLFSTFYGTTEYCSPEVLAGNKYAGPELEMWSLGVTLYVLMFFENPFLDIEETLKSELIIPQEISAELEYVLLALLDKNPKTRITMKQLIASEWLTQEMNPSAFNFALIIPCEPYEVNPEKYYNGQIYSSQTGLSTSPHSLSLVDDEGADDDDEDGEDGEDDEEHAHIEDFSVDPEELLEDDVCPLSHDDDVKADRRTNESRNESIDTLVKTVHRFSLQEPHHSEFVAAAVGKASPLHSGLPVSKTVDELAAARASKSCPGKSDPCLVCVDHPVPLGVPSFVSSSGKPVPSQVSKSYAGQQRPETHEVVATHRADAERGQCATACQMIPTTLPLLPLLEASGGSVGSSSGNRQASNQIAPRTRHSLGDSSCSTTPSLAMPPSAMLCCIMPPYSVLPSGDSCSCSSVNTLSSSCSIDCEHQPPYPCAISGSESTGSSAAETPTNYCSQELLQPEFAACSARARKCLFAEASTNLLQLDLGRHYAGSSSSASPCSSLTSSKSENNIFEGKFATFSTIYDVVSMDNVTDATAAIMGPDVPVILPFHGYAINDLSRALPSAVASAAAATAAATAAAAAASTAPSPTVSHSVSSGSNNDSIVHGWRATKK